The Streptomyces europaeiscabiei genome window below encodes:
- a CDS encoding threonine/serine exporter family protein: protein MGVTEPGKPGPKEDRKPVSDAADGAFVPVGVVLGIDGDASVTSEFAIPAGLDVPAGGAESEAQTTSEFALPEGMAPPEPVATEQEGSAFSLPRTYSARHAPVAFTPPTGIPAVSLTKDVPWQDRMRTMLRMPVAERPAPEPPARADGDSGPAVPRVLDLTLRIGELLLAGGEGAEDVEAAMFAVCRSYGLDRCEPTVTFTQLSVTHQPSLVDDPVTASRIVRRRATDYTRLAAVFQLVDDLSDPESAITLEEAYRRLAEIRRNRHPYPGWALTAASGLLAGAASVLVGGGVVVFVAAALGAMLGDRLAWLCSGRGLPEFYQFLVAAMPPAAIGVALTVTHVDVEASAVITGGLFALLPGRALVAGAHDGLTGYYITASARLLEVMYLFVGIVVGVLLVLYFGVKLGAELNPDAALGSAERPLWQLGASMLLSLTFAVLLQQERSTVLAVTLNGGVAWAVYGAMHDAGGISPVASTAVAAGVVGLFGQLLSRYRFASALPYTTAAIGPLLPGSATYFGLLAFAQNDVDAGLVSLTKAAALAMAIAIGVNLGSELFRLFLPGAARVGRRAAKRTRGF, encoded by the coding sequence GTGGGAGTGACGGAACCGGGAAAGCCCGGGCCGAAGGAGGACCGCAAGCCGGTGTCGGACGCGGCGGACGGCGCGTTCGTGCCGGTGGGCGTCGTTCTGGGGATCGACGGCGATGCGTCGGTGACCTCGGAGTTCGCGATCCCGGCCGGACTGGACGTACCGGCCGGCGGGGCCGAGTCGGAGGCGCAGACGACCTCCGAGTTCGCCCTGCCGGAGGGGATGGCGCCACCCGAGCCGGTGGCGACGGAGCAGGAGGGGTCCGCGTTCAGTCTGCCGCGGACGTACAGCGCGCGACACGCGCCGGTCGCGTTCACGCCTCCCACCGGGATACCGGCCGTGAGCCTGACCAAGGACGTGCCCTGGCAGGACCGGATGCGCACGATGCTGCGGATGCCGGTTGCGGAGCGGCCCGCGCCGGAGCCGCCGGCACGCGCGGACGGTGATTCGGGGCCCGCCGTGCCGCGGGTGCTCGACCTCACCCTGCGTATCGGCGAACTGCTGCTGGCGGGCGGCGAGGGCGCGGAGGACGTGGAGGCGGCGATGTTCGCCGTGTGCAGGTCCTACGGCCTCGACCGCTGCGAGCCGACGGTCACCTTCACCCAGCTGTCGGTCACCCACCAGCCGTCGCTGGTGGACGACCCGGTCACGGCGTCCCGGATCGTCCGGCGGCGGGCCACCGACTACACCCGGCTCGCGGCCGTCTTCCAGCTGGTGGACGACCTCAGCGACCCGGAGAGCGCGATCACGCTGGAGGAGGCCTACCGGCGGCTCGCGGAGATACGGCGCAACCGGCACCCGTATCCCGGCTGGGCGCTGACCGCGGCGAGCGGACTGCTCGCCGGCGCCGCGTCCGTGCTGGTCGGCGGTGGGGTCGTGGTCTTCGTCGCCGCGGCGCTGGGTGCGATGCTCGGCGACCGGCTGGCCTGGCTGTGCTCGGGGCGGGGGCTGCCGGAGTTCTACCAGTTCCTGGTGGCGGCGATGCCCCCGGCGGCGATCGGGGTGGCGCTGACGGTGACGCACGTGGACGTGGAGGCGTCCGCGGTCATCACCGGTGGGCTCTTCGCGCTGCTGCCCGGGCGGGCGCTGGTGGCGGGCGCCCATGACGGGCTGACGGGCTACTACATCACCGCCTCCGCCCGGCTCCTGGAGGTCATGTACCTCTTCGTGGGCATCGTGGTGGGGGTGCTGCTCGTCCTGTACTTCGGCGTGAAGCTGGGTGCCGAGCTGAACCCCGACGCGGCGCTCGGCAGCGCGGAGCGGCCCCTGTGGCAGCTCGGCGCGTCGATGCTGTTGTCGCTGACCTTCGCGGTGCTGCTTCAGCAGGAACGATCCACCGTGCTGGCGGTGACCCTGAACGGGGGTGTCGCCTGGGCTGTCTACGGGGCCATGCACGACGCGGGCGGGATCTCGCCGGTCGCGTCCACGGCGGTGGCGGCGGGGGTGGTGGGGCTGTTCGGACAGCTGTTGTCGCGGTATCGGTTCGCTTCCGCGCTGCCCTACACCACCGCGGCGATCGGACCGTTGCTGCCCGGGTCCGCGACGTACTTCGGGCTGCTGGCGTTCGCGCAGAACGACGTGGACGCAGGGCTGGTGTCGCTGACGAAGGCGGCGGCGCTGGCGATGGCCATCGCGATCGGGGTGAACCTGGGGTCCGAGCTGTTCCGGTTGTTCCTGCCTGGTGCCGCGCGGGTGGGGCGGAGGGCCGCGAAGCGGACCAGGGGGTTCTGA
- a CDS encoding inorganic diphosphatase, producing the protein MEFDVTIEIPKGSRNKYEVDHETGRIRLDRRLFTSTAYPTDYGFVENTLGEDGDPLDALVILDEPTFPGCLIKCRAIGMFRMTDEAGGDDKLLCVPATDPRVEHLRDIHHVSEFDRLEIQHFFEVYKDLEPGKSVEGADWVGRTEAEAEVEKSYLRFKEQGGH; encoded by the coding sequence GTGGAGTTCGACGTCACGATCGAGATTCCGAAGGGTTCGCGGAACAAGTACGAGGTGGACCACGAGACCGGTCGGATCCGCCTGGACCGTCGACTCTTCACCTCGACCGCCTACCCGACCGACTACGGATTCGTCGAGAACACTCTCGGCGAGGACGGCGACCCGCTGGACGCGCTGGTCATCCTGGACGAGCCGACCTTCCCGGGCTGTCTCATCAAGTGCCGTGCGATCGGCATGTTCCGGATGACGGACGAGGCCGGCGGCGACGACAAGCTGCTGTGTGTCCCGGCGACCGACCCGCGTGTGGAGCACCTGCGTGACATCCACCACGTCTCGGAGTTCGACCGCCTGGAGATCCAGCACTTCTTCGAGGTCTACAAGGACCTGGAGCCCGGCAAGTCCGTCGAGGGCGCCGACTGGGTCGGCCGCACGGAGGCCGAGGCCGAGGTCGAGAAGTCGTACCTGCGCTTCAAGGAGCAGGGCGGTCACTGA
- the dacB gene encoding D-alanyl-D-alanine carboxypeptidase/D-alanyl-D-alanine endopeptidase, whose protein sequence is MVVREPKVWRAARPHVVRVARGVKPGIARATRAVKPGVARVAQVVKPGVVRVTSAVTARSSQLTGSAKKLTTLQLTAGAATLGLVLSAGAVTAAGPWDSSGQRTAERDWAASRAGQGGADHGSGSGTSSGTAPGAPQPAPSAPSVLAGLGGASGAGSAPESAALAAALDPFLKSPVLGPRRAAAVVDVETGEQLYTQNADDALTPASTTKIATAVAALTAVGPDHRIETRTVLAPDSAEVVLVGGGDPTLTAHKDTGGYASLRTLADETAAALDRRHLNEITLSHDTSLYEGPEQHTIGANGNLALVVPLMADEARLDDSSSGSADRDPDPAAHATAKFADLLQERGIKAKTEDSGPAPKDAEELAAVSSPPLATLVERMLTNSDNDIAEALARQVALATGEQPSFEGGAAAIKKELKKLELPLEGVEFADGSGLSRGNRLTPALLTALLAESAAPSHPELRPVLTGLPVAGFTGTLRTRYSTDATGTGIVRAKTGTLSNVNTLAGTVVDADGRLLAFAFLATETELANTDLAKKALTDATSALAMCGCR, encoded by the coding sequence GTGGTCGTGCGGGAGCCGAAGGTCTGGCGGGCCGCGAGACCGCATGTGGTGCGGGTCGCGCGCGGCGTGAAACCGGGGATCGCGCGCGCCACGCGCGCCGTGAAACCCGGTGTCGCGCGCGTCGCGCAGGTGGTGAAACCCGGCGTCGTACGCGTCACGAGCGCCGTCACGGCACGCTCCTCGCAGCTCACGGGGAGCGCGAAGAAGCTCACGACCCTCCAGCTCACCGCCGGCGCGGCCACCCTGGGGCTGGTGCTCTCGGCCGGGGCGGTGACCGCCGCCGGACCCTGGGACTCCTCCGGTCAGCGTACGGCCGAGCGCGACTGGGCGGCATCGCGGGCCGGCCAGGGTGGCGCAGATCACGGAAGTGGTTCGGGCACGTCGTCCGGTACGGCGCCGGGGGCGCCCCAACCCGCGCCGAGCGCCCCCTCCGTACTGGCAGGCCTCGGCGGCGCCTCGGGCGCGGGCTCCGCGCCCGAGTCCGCCGCCCTGGCGGCCGCCCTCGACCCGTTCCTGAAATCCCCCGTCCTGGGTCCGCGCCGCGCGGCCGCCGTCGTCGACGTCGAGACCGGCGAGCAGCTCTACACCCAGAACGCGGACGACGCCCTGACCCCCGCCTCCACCACCAAGATCGCCACGGCGGTCGCGGCCCTCACGGCGGTAGGTCCCGACCACCGCATCGAGACCCGCACGGTCCTGGCGCCCGACTCCGCCGAGGTGGTCCTCGTCGGCGGCGGCGACCCCACACTCACCGCCCACAAGGACACGGGCGGCTACGCGAGCCTGCGCACCCTCGCCGACGAGACGGCCGCAGCCCTCGACAGGCGTCACCTGAACGAGATCACCCTCAGCCACGACACCTCCCTCTACGAGGGCCCCGAGCAGCACACCATCGGCGCGAACGGCAATCTCGCCCTGGTCGTCCCCCTCATGGCCGACGAGGCCCGCCTCGACGACTCCTCCAGCGGCAGCGCGGACCGCGACCCCGATCCGGCGGCGCACGCGACCGCGAAGTTCGCCGACCTCCTTCAGGAGCGGGGCATCAAGGCGAAGACCGAGGACTCCGGCCCGGCCCCGAAGGACGCCGAGGAACTCGCCGCGGTCTCCTCTCCGCCCCTCGCGACCCTGGTCGAGCGCATGCTCACCAACAGCGACAACGACATCGCCGAGGCCCTCGCCCGTCAGGTCGCGCTCGCGACGGGCGAGCAGCCGAGCTTCGAAGGCGGCGCGGCGGCCATCAAGAAGGAGCTGAAGAAGCTCGAACTGCCACTCGAAGGCGTCGAGTTCGCGGACGGCAGCGGCCTCAGCCGGGGCAACCGGCTCACCCCCGCCCTCCTCACCGCCCTCCTGGCCGAGTCCGCGGCCCCCTCCCACCCCGAACTCCGCCCGGTCCTCACCGGCCTCCCCGTCGCCGGTTTCACCGGCACCCTCCGCACCCGCTACTCCACCGACGCCACCGGCACCGGCATCGTCCGCGCCAAGACCGGCACCCTGAGCAACGTGAACACCCTCGCCGGCACGGTCGTGGACGCGGACGGGCGCCTCCTGGCCTTCGCCTTCCTGGCCACGGAGACAGAACTGGCGAACACCGACCTCGCCAAGAAGGCCCTGACGGACGCAACCTCGGCCTTGGCGATGTGCGGCTGCCGCTGA
- a CDS encoding zinc-dependent metalloprotease produces MTRIGGAEMVDWNLAVATATRLVRPGPEVSRDEARAIVAELRRHAKASEQHVRAFTRMLPDTGDDTPVLVVDRPGWVRANVAGFRELLKPLLDKMQERRGNTPGGAVLGAVGGKVTGVELGMLLSFLSSRVLGQYETFAPATRELPAGENGGGRLLLVAPNIVHVERELDVQPHDFRLWVCLHEETHRTQFTAVPWLRDHLEGEIQSFLGETEVDPTTFLERIREAAQSLAGGRPEGEVGDDGHSIVELVQTPAQREILGRLTAVMSLLEGHADYVMDGVGPAVVPSVAEIREKFQQRRAKGASRLDQALRKLLGLDAKLRQYRDGERFVRAVVEQVGMDGFNRVWTSPNTLPTKTEIAKPADWVTRVHHRAES; encoded by the coding sequence ATGACTCGTATCGGTGGTGCCGAGATGGTCGACTGGAATCTCGCGGTGGCGACCGCGACCCGGCTCGTACGGCCGGGCCCCGAGGTGAGCCGCGACGAGGCCAGGGCCATCGTCGCCGAGCTCCGCCGGCACGCGAAGGCGTCGGAGCAACACGTCCGGGCCTTCACGCGGATGCTGCCCGACACGGGCGACGACACCCCCGTCCTCGTCGTCGACCGGCCCGGCTGGGTCCGGGCCAACGTCGCAGGCTTCCGGGAACTGCTGAAGCCGCTGCTGGACAAGATGCAGGAACGTCGCGGCAACACCCCGGGCGGGGCCGTCCTCGGCGCGGTCGGCGGCAAGGTCACCGGCGTGGAGCTGGGCATGCTCCTGTCGTTCCTCTCCTCCCGGGTCCTCGGCCAGTACGAGACGTTCGCCCCGGCGACCCGCGAACTCCCTGCGGGGGAGAACGGCGGCGGCCGACTGCTCCTCGTCGCGCCGAACATCGTGCACGTGGAGCGCGAACTCGATGTCCAGCCCCACGACTTCCGTCTCTGGGTGTGTCTGCACGAGGAGACGCACCGGACGCAGTTCACGGCGGTCCCCTGGCTGCGGGACCACCTGGAGGGTGAAATCCAGTCGTTCCTGGGGGAGACCGAGGTCGACCCCACGACCTTCCTGGAGCGCATCAGGGAGGCCGCCCAGTCACTCGCGGGTGGCCGGCCCGAGGGAGAGGTGGGCGACGACGGTCACTCGATCGTGGAGTTGGTGCAGACCCCCGCGCAGCGCGAGATCCTCGGCCGGCTGACCGCCGTCATGTCCCTCCTGGAGGGCCACGCCGACTACGTGATGGACGGGGTGGGCCCGGCCGTCGTGCCGTCGGTCGCCGAGATCCGCGAGAAGTTCCAGCAGCGACGCGCGAAGGGGGCCTCCCGCCTGGACCAGGCCCTGCGCAAGCTGCTGGGCCTGGACGCCAAGCTCAGGCAGTACAGGGACGGCGAGCGGTTCGTACGGGCGGTCGTCGAACAGGTCGGCATGGACGGTTTCAACCGGGTGTGGACCTCCCCGAACACCCTGCCGACCAAGACGGAGATCGCCAAACCGGCGGACTGGGTCACGCGGGTGCACCACAGGGCGGAGTCGTGA
- the tilS gene encoding tRNA lysidine(34) synthetase TilS, with the protein MGPHPAVAAIRLAVRRVLHDLLTEHHTNTSQHAPACATPGAPSGTGAQPLPAPATAVPPAAVPIGVRRNASARAGSPHPGTAHERPLVLVACSGGADSMALASALAFEAPKLGVRAGGITVDHGLQPGSDLRAEEVALRLRELGLDPVESVAVTVGRDGGPEAAARDARYGALDAALERHGGTAVLLGHTRDDQAETVLLGLARGSGIRSLSGMAAVSGADGRYRRPFLQLDRQTARKACMVQSLPVWDDPHNADPAYTRSRLRHEGLPALEKALGKGVVEALARTAQLSRDDADALDTWARQAEPAVRDAAGLLECAKLYALPPAVRRRILRRAAIDAGAPAGSLFARHIEEVDRLITGWRGQGAINLPGRVVAQRQGGRLVIRQG; encoded by the coding sequence ATGGGTCCCCACCCCGCGGTCGCGGCGATACGCCTGGCGGTCCGCCGCGTACTCCACGACCTCCTCACCGAACACCACACGAACACCTCCCAGCACGCGCCCGCCTGCGCGACCCCCGGCGCGCCGTCCGGCACGGGCGCACAACCCCTGCCCGCGCCCGCCACGGCCGTACCCCCCGCGGCCGTGCCCATCGGCGTCAGGCGCAACGCGTCCGCGCGCGCGGGTTCCCCGCACCCGGGGACCGCACACGAGCGGCCGCTCGTGCTCGTGGCGTGCTCCGGCGGCGCCGACTCCATGGCGCTCGCCTCCGCCCTCGCCTTCGAGGCGCCCAAGCTCGGCGTCCGCGCCGGCGGCATCACCGTCGACCACGGTCTGCAGCCCGGCTCCGACCTGCGCGCCGAGGAAGTCGCCCTGCGCCTGCGGGAACTGGGCCTGGACCCGGTCGAGTCCGTGGCCGTGACCGTCGGCCGCGACGGCGGCCCCGAGGCCGCCGCCAGGGACGCCCGCTACGGCGCCCTGGACGCCGCGCTGGAACGCCACGGAGGCACCGCCGTCCTGCTCGGCCACACCCGCGACGACCAGGCCGAAACCGTCCTGCTCGGCCTCGCCCGCGGCTCCGGCATCCGCTCCCTGTCCGGTATGGCCGCGGTCTCGGGGGCCGACGGCCGCTACCGCCGCCCGTTCCTCCAGCTCGACCGGCAGACCGCCCGCAAGGCCTGCATGGTCCAGTCACTGCCCGTGTGGGACGACCCCCACAACGCCGATCCCGCCTACACGCGGTCCAGGCTCCGGCACGAGGGCCTGCCCGCCCTGGAGAAGGCGCTCGGCAAGGGCGTCGTCGAGGCCCTCGCCCGTACGGCCCAGCTCTCCCGGGACGACGCCGACGCCCTCGACACCTGGGCCCGCCAGGCCGAGCCTGCCGTCCGGGACGCCGCGGGCCTGCTGGAGTGCGCGAAGCTCTACGCCCTGCCGCCCGCCGTACGCCGCCGGATCCTGCGCCGGGCCGCCATCGACGCCGGTGCTCCGGCGGGTTCCCTCTTCGCCCGGCACATCGAGGAGGTCGACCGTCTCATCACCGGCTGGCGCGGTCAGGGAGCCATCAATCTCCCCGGCCGGGTCGTCGCCCAGCGCCAGGGTGGCAGACTGGTGATTCGGCAAGGCTGA
- the hpt gene encoding hypoxanthine phosphoribosyltransferase, protein MRVDAKDMGADLKEVLITKQEIDAKLAELAAKIDAAYAGKDLLIVGVLKGAVMVMADLARALSTPVTMDWMAVSSYGAGTQSSGVVRILKDLDTDIKGKHVLIVEDIIDSGLTLSWLISNLGSREPESLKICTLLRKPDAAKVAIDVEWVGFDIPNEFVVGYGLDFAEKYRNLPFVGTLAPHVYGG, encoded by the coding sequence ATGCGGGTGGACGCGAAAGACATGGGTGCCGACCTCAAAGAGGTACTCATCACCAAGCAAGAGATCGACGCGAAACTGGCCGAGCTGGCCGCGAAGATCGACGCGGCGTACGCGGGCAAGGACCTGCTGATCGTCGGAGTCCTCAAGGGCGCGGTGATGGTCATGGCGGACCTCGCCCGGGCGCTGTCCACCCCGGTCACCATGGACTGGATGGCCGTGTCCTCCTACGGGGCGGGCACCCAGTCCTCGGGCGTGGTGCGGATCCTCAAGGACCTCGACACCGACATCAAGGGCAAGCACGTCCTGATCGTCGAGGACATCATCGACTCGGGGCTGACCCTGTCCTGGTTGATCTCCAACCTCGGCTCCCGCGAGCCCGAGTCCCTGAAGATCTGCACACTGCTGCGCAAGCCCGACGCCGCCAAGGTCGCCATCGACGTGGAGTGGGTCGGCTTCGACATCCCCAACGAGTTCGTCGTGGGCTACGGCCTCGACTTCGCCGAGAAGTACCGCAACCTCCCGTTCGTCGGTACGCTCGCGCCCCACGTCTACGGCGGCTGA
- the ftsH gene encoding ATP-dependent zinc metalloprotease FtsH, whose translation MDVKRYFRGPVMWIVLAVLAVVVLMQVVGSSGGYKTVDTGQVVQAINDNKVKEAKLTTGEEQLLKVQLKDGQKIEGSSKIQASYIGDQGVTLANTLQDKFQNKQIPDGYTVSPTKQNAFVGILLSLLPFVLIVVVFLFLMNQMQGGGSRVMNFGKSKAKLITKDTPKTTFSDVAGADEAVEELHEIKEFLQEPAKFQAVGAKIPKGVLLYGPPGTGKTLLARAVAGEAGVPFYSISGSDFVEMFVGVGASRVRDLFEQAKANAPAIVFVDEIDAVGRHRGAGLGGGHDEREQTLNQLLVEMDGFDVKGGVILIAATNRPDILDPALLRPGRFDRQIAVDRPDMQGRLEILKVHQKGKPVAPDVDLGAVARRTPGMTGADLSNVLNEAALLTARSDRKLIDNHMLDEAIDRVIAGPQKRTRIMSDKEKKITAYHEGGHALVAAASPNSDPVHKITILSRGRALGYTMVLPDEDKYSTTRNEMLDQLGYMMGGRAAEELVFHDPTTGASNDIEKATSLARAMVTQYGMTERLGAIKFGGDNSEPFLGREMGHQRDYSEEVAALVDEEVKKLIENAHNEAWEILVENRDILDNLVLQLLEKETLGKEQIAEIFASIVKRPARPAWTGSSRRTPSTRPPVLSPRELALTNGTNGATPAITTKAPVDATPEESQES comes from the coding sequence ATGGACGTGAAGCGATACTTCCGTGGGCCAGTCATGTGGATCGTACTGGCCGTCCTTGCCGTGGTCGTGTTGATGCAGGTCGTCGGCTCGTCCGGCGGCTACAAGACGGTGGACACCGGCCAGGTGGTCCAGGCGATCAATGACAACAAGGTCAAAGAAGCCAAACTGACCACCGGCGAAGAGCAGCTCCTCAAGGTTCAGCTCAAGGACGGCCAGAAGATCGAGGGAAGCTCGAAGATCCAGGCGAGCTATATCGGCGACCAGGGCGTCACCCTCGCCAACACCCTGCAGGACAAGTTCCAGAACAAGCAGATCCCCGACGGCTACACGGTCTCCCCGACCAAGCAGAACGCTTTCGTCGGCATCCTGCTGTCCCTGCTCCCCTTCGTCCTCATCGTGGTCGTCTTCCTGTTCCTGATGAACCAGATGCAGGGTGGCGGCTCCCGGGTCATGAACTTCGGGAAGTCCAAGGCCAAGCTCATCACCAAGGACACTCCGAAGACGACGTTCTCGGACGTCGCCGGCGCGGACGAGGCCGTCGAGGAACTCCACGAGATCAAGGAGTTCCTGCAGGAGCCCGCCAAGTTCCAGGCCGTCGGCGCCAAGATCCCCAAGGGTGTGCTGCTCTACGGCCCGCCCGGTACGGGCAAGACGCTGCTGGCGCGCGCCGTCGCCGGCGAGGCGGGCGTCCCCTTCTACTCGATCTCCGGTTCCGACTTCGTCGAGATGTTCGTCGGTGTCGGTGCCTCCCGGGTCCGTGACCTCTTCGAGCAGGCCAAGGCGAACGCCCCGGCGATCGTCTTCGTCGACGAGATCGACGCGGTCGGCCGCCACCGCGGCGCCGGCCTCGGCGGTGGTCACGACGAGCGCGAGCAGACGCTGAACCAGCTGCTCGTCGAGATGGACGGCTTCGACGTCAAGGGCGGCGTGATCCTCATCGCCGCGACGAACCGCCCGGACATCCTCGACCCGGCGCTGCTGCGCCCGGGCCGCTTCGACCGCCAGATCGCCGTCGACCGCCCGGACATGCAGGGCCGTCTGGAGATCCTCAAGGTCCACCAGAAGGGCAAGCCGGTCGCGCCCGACGTCGACCTCGGGGCCGTCGCCCGCCGCACCCCCGGCATGACGGGTGCCGATCTGTCCAACGTCCTGAACGAGGCCGCGCTCCTGACGGCCCGCAGCGACCGGAAGCTGATCGACAACCACATGCTGGACGAGGCGATCGACCGCGTGATCGCGGGCCCGCAGAAGCGGACCCGGATCATGTCGGACAAGGAGAAGAAGATCACCGCGTACCACGAGGGCGGTCACGCCCTGGTCGCGGCGGCCTCGCCGAACTCCGACCCGGTCCACAAGATCACCATCCTGTCCCGGGGCCGCGCCCTCGGTTACACGATGGTCCTGCCGGACGAGGACAAGTACTCGACCACCCGTAACGAGATGCTCGACCAGCTCGGCTACATGATGGGTGGGCGCGCCGCCGAGGAGCTGGTCTTCCACGACCCGACCACCGGTGCCTCGAACGACATCGAGAAGGCCACCAGCCTGGCCCGTGCGATGGTCACCCAGTACGGGATGACCGAGCGTCTCGGCGCCATCAAGTTCGGCGGCGACAACTCGGAGCCGTTCCTCGGACGTGAGATGGGTCACCAGCGCGACTACTCGGAAGAGGTCGCCGCGCTCGTGGACGAGGAAGTCAAGAAGCTCATCGAGAACGCGCATAACGAGGCCTGGGAGATCCTGGTCGAGAACCGCGACATCCTCGACAACCTGGTGCTTCAGCTGCTGGAGAAGGAGACGCTGGGCAAGGAGCAGATCGCCGAGATCTTCGCCTCCATCGTCAAGCGCCCGGCCCGGCCCGCCTGGACCGGCTCCTCCCGCCGTACCCCCTCCACCCGTCCGCCGGTGCTCTCCCCCCGGGAGTTGGCACTGACGAACGGCACCAACGGCGCGACGCCGGCGATCACCACCAAGGCGCCCGTCGACGCCACCCCGGAGGAGAGTCAGGAGAGCTGA
- the folE gene encoding GTP cyclohydrolase I FolE: MTDPVTLDGEGTIGEFDEKRAEDAVRELLIAVGEDPDREGLKETPARVARAYRELLAGLRQEPEDVLTTTFDLGHDEMILVKDISIVSLCEHHLLPFHGVAHVGYIPAESGKITGLSKLARLVEVFARRPQVQERLTTQIADSLMRILEARGAIVVIEAEHMCMSVRGIRKPGAKTTTSAVRGQLRDATTRAEAMSLILAR; the protein is encoded by the coding sequence ATGACCGACCCCGTGACGCTGGATGGTGAGGGCACCATCGGCGAGTTCGACGAGAAGCGCGCCGAGGACGCCGTACGGGAGCTGCTGATCGCGGTCGGCGAGGACCCCGACCGGGAAGGGCTCAAGGAGACGCCGGCGCGGGTGGCGCGGGCGTACAGGGAGCTTCTGGCGGGCCTCAGGCAGGAGCCCGAGGACGTCCTGACGACGACGTTCGATCTGGGGCACGACGAGATGATCCTGGTGAAGGACATTTCGATCGTGAGTCTGTGTGAACATCATCTTCTGCCGTTCCACGGCGTGGCGCACGTCGGCTACATCCCGGCCGAGTCCGGGAAGATCACCGGTCTGTCGAAGCTGGCCCGGCTGGTCGAGGTGTTCGCTCGTCGCCCGCAGGTGCAGGAACGACTCACCACGCAGATCGCGGACTCCCTGATGAGGATTCTCGAAGCGCGGGGTGCCATCGTCGTCATCGAGGCCGAGCACATGTGCATGTCGGTGCGCGGTATCCGTAAGCCGGGTGCCAAGACCACGACGTCGGCGGTGCGGGGCCAGCTGCGGGACGCCACGACCCGTGCCGAGGCGATGAGCCTGATACTGGCGCGCTGA
- a CDS encoding DUF3180 domain-containing protein, producing MKELRIRTLAAVFVVAGVLSWAGARLWNSVGTLPSVPLAAPIVLALIAAVLTATALSLRNRLKAQRERRPDAKGVEPLMAARAVVFGQASALVAALVAGMYGGVGVFLLESLDIPARRDQAIYAGFSVLAGLAVIVAAFFLERVCKLPEDDDTNGGAARAT from the coding sequence GTGAAAGAGCTGCGCATCAGGACGCTGGCCGCGGTGTTCGTCGTGGCCGGGGTGCTGTCCTGGGCAGGGGCCCGCCTGTGGAACTCGGTGGGCACGCTGCCGAGCGTCCCGCTGGCGGCCCCCATCGTGCTCGCCCTGATCGCCGCCGTCCTGACGGCCACCGCGCTGTCCCTCCGCAACCGGCTCAAGGCCCAGCGGGAGCGCCGACCCGACGCCAAAGGCGTCGAGCCCCTGATGGCGGCCCGCGCGGTCGTCTTCGGCCAGGCCAGCGCTCTCGTCGCCGCCCTCGTCGCCGGCATGTACGGCGGCGTCGGCGTCTTCCTCCTGGAGTCCCTGGACATCCCTGCCCGCCGGGACCAGGCCATCTACGCCGGGTTCTCCGTCCTCGCGGGCCTCGCCGTCATAGTGGCCGCCTTCTTCCTGGAGCGCGTCTGCAAGCTCCCGGAGGACGACGACACCAACGGCGGGGCCGCGCGGGCGACGTAG